A genomic stretch from candidate division WOR-3 bacterium includes:
- a CDS encoding cytochrome c3 family protein — protein MKILILFLLINQKNFNFSHKKHIEMDIVCTTCHEKAIESEFQKDDLLPGHKECSQCHGIEENCSQCHTEKKEKIERIPLYISNFSHKKHSKFDCSICHEKIKEEEVFLSMRNYAYPVMSQCINCHRENKVAFLCSTCHTDKEEKLTIFHPKNYRFLHSEEAKFSDKNCKMCHNLDNVSLIGSIEIPACNTCHAK, from the coding sequence ATGAAAATTTTAATTTTATTTTTGTTGATCAATCAAAAAAATTTTAACTTTTCCCACAAAAAACATATAGAGATGGATATAGTATGCACAACCTGCCATGAAAAAGCCATTGAATCTGAGTTTCAAAAAGATGACCTTTTACCAGGACATAAGGAATGCTCGCAGTGTCACGGAATTGAAGAAAATTGCTCTCAGTGTCACACTGAAAAAAAAGAAAAAATTGAAAGAATCCCTCTTTATATTTCAAATTTTTCTCATAAGAAACATTCAAAATTTGATTGTTCAATCTGTCACGAAAAAATTAAGGAGGAAGAAGTTTTTCTCTCTATGAGAAATTATGCTTATCCTGTTATGAGCCAATGTATAAACTGTCATAGAGAAAATAAGGTAGCTTTTCTGTGTTCAACCTGTCATACTGATAAAGAAGAAAAGTTAACGATTTTTCACCCCAAGAATTATAGATTTTTACATTCTGAGGAAGCAAAGTTTAGTGATAAAAATTGTAAAATGTGTCATAATTTGGATAATGTAAGTTTGATAGGAAGTATTGAAATCCCTGCCTGTAATACATGCCATGCAAAG